Within the Oreochromis niloticus isolate F11D_XX linkage group LG14, O_niloticus_UMD_NMBU, whole genome shotgun sequence genome, the region taATGTATTATAATGCTATAAACTCAATACTTTAATCTATACAAAACATCCCCGACTATCAGGGTGAGTCAGCAGAGCTTTGCATAAATAAAGAGACAACAGGAAACTGTGGCCTGTTGTAGTGTTAGCATATCTTAAATGTCACTTTGCTTTATTGTCACAAGCTCCAGACCTGGAGTTCTACCGTGAAAACAAAAGTTGGATTGATGCCTTGGAGCAATGCCAGAACGACTACACCTCCCTGGTTGAAATCACCAACCAAACAGTGAATGATAAAGTGAAAAGTCTCCTGCAAAATGAGACACACTTGCAACAAGGGGTTTGGATTGGCCTGGAACGCTCAGTCTTTGGCAAAGATAAGGAGTGGATGTGGATTTCAAAGTCCAAAGACAATTATCCTGAGTGGAACAGAAACATAGCtgactcaaataaccactgTGCAAAGATGATCCTGACTGAGAAACAAGAAATTAAGCTGCTGGATGCCAACTGCCATGACAGACTACCTTTCATCTGTCAAGGTGAGCATTAAAGAACAGTCTGGTATAATATTGTTATcagttttctgcttctttttctttctttcttttccatttaaaaaagaGACTTGGCCATAATGATGTTGATGCAAAAACTTAAAATATTAGTCTTACAGCCTGAAAGCAGAAGCTTCTTCTGAAAGAATATTTTTGGATATTAACTTTTAATTAATATtggtgttttttgggttttgttttgttttttacagatcTTGGAGAAGAGGCCTCGTGACCTCTACTCACAGCAACAGGAAAACTCTGGATTCAGTCACCAACAACTGCAGGACCTGTGGTtttgtcaaaaacaaaacatctgcgGTCCAGACATTGAACTGTTGTCATGGAGACATGTCAAATAATGTGCCAGAAAGGGTGTAATCATTGTATAGCATAtatctttaatgacttaaaaaaacatgaattggGATTTTCTTTCTCTAATTCACACCGGGAGGAAAGTGTACAAATCAgttcaaataaatcattaaaaacaagaaattacCATACCATTCATGCCCACagtgagtgtatgtaaacttctgactaCAGCTCTATATGTAACTGTCCAAGCTTTGTTGTCATTTCtctaagtagtcttcaggaatagttctccaagcGTCTTGAAGGACATCCAAAGCTCTTCAttctttcctatttcttaatgacacgatactgttcatctgctgctgTAGGGGCCTGCCACTTCTTTTCTTCATTTGTCTGGTTTCTTCAATATTGTTAAGGACACACCACACGCCATGTCCAGATTTTCTAACATTGCAGCTAACAGCTCTTGTTGGttaaaaaatactattttatgcctgtaaCTGTGCTATCTTTGGCCTGTCCAATTTAAGGCCAGAGGGCAGCTTGAACATATTATCAGTGTGGTTTTTCATTATGAGTTTATTGGCTTGGTCAAAAGActgtttgatcttttttttttttttttctttcccctcttTATTTATAGAGTTTTGCACATGTAATTTAACATATCAGGCCCAATACAGCAAGTACCAACCGATACAAAGACATATATCAAGACAGATTAGGCCATTAAAATTCTGGTGACAACAATAAAACagataaactaaaataaaataaaatttaaaaaaaaaaaaggaaaaaggaagaaaaacaaaaaacaacaactcacacacagaaaacaacagcaaaaaacccaaagaaaaaaaaaaaaaaaaaaaaaaatcaatcaattcCCCACCAAAACCAGAAAAGGTTTAGTCTGTTGTAAGTGTTTTCAATGAGTTAAAGTAAATGATAAAAGGTTGCCACACCTGTGAGAACTTATTAACATTTCCTCTGAGtctgaattttattttctccaattttaaaaagaacataacATCTTCCAGCCAACGTGACCGGGCTGGAGGGTGAGGAGCTTTCCAAGACAGCAAAATTCGACGTCGTGCCAGCAGTGAAGTGAAAGCGATAATATCCAGTTGCTTACGACTAAGGTTTAGGGTAGCATCTTCAGAAACACCAAAAATGGCAACTAGTGGGCATGGTTTGAGAGTAACGCTCAAAACATGAGAGAGCACCTCAAAGTAAAAAGTCCAGTATAATTGAAGTGACGAGCAGGCAAAAAACATATGAGTTAAATCACAGGGGGAGGTGTTGCATCTGTTGCACAGGTCAGGAATACCGGGGTATATTTTAGATAGTCTAGATCTTGAGAAGTGTAATCTGTATACCGTCTTAAACTGAATAAGGGAGAGTCTTGCACATGAGGCCGAGGAATGAATTTTGTCAATTACTTTGTCCCAGTAACCTTCAACAAACTGAAGACCCAGTTCCTGTTCCCAACTCGAAGCAATTTTATTGGTTGAGTAATTGCCCGATGCCATAACTAAAGTATATATTTGTGATATTAGAGCCTTACTGTGAGGCTTCAACTGGAATAAGTCTTCCCACCAAGGCTTGAGAGGCTGACTTGGAAACTCTGGCAAGATAGAAGATGCACAGTGTCTTATTTGAAAGTAGCGGAACAAATGGTACGAGGGCAAATCATACAAAGAACAAAGGTCACTAAAGCTGAGAAAAATGTTATCTTTAAAAAGgtcataaaaacatttgatacCTTTTCTTGCCCAAATACAGAAGGAGGAGTCCACCAGGGACGGGGGGAAGAGGTGGTTGTTGCAGATTGGGGTCAGAGCAGAAGCAGAGACAGAATTGAAGTGACGCCGGAATTGATACCATATTTTTAGAGAGCCAATTAGAACAGGGTCGTCTGTGAATTGTAACAGGGAAACAGGAAGGGATGAAAATAATAGTGCTGAGAGTGAGGAAGAGAAACATGATTGCGCCTCAAGGCAACACCAAGTAGCTTGAGGATCATTCAGCCAATAGGTATACTTCTGAATGTTGGCTGCCCAATAATAAAACATCAAGTTGGGCAGAGCAAGACCCCCACTGAGCTTACCCTGTTGTAGTGAGGTCATACTAATTCTGGGGGTCTTATTAGCCCATATAAATGATGAAAACATTCGATTCACAGATTTGAAAAAGGATTTAGGTAGAAACAATGGGATACTCTGAAAAAGATAGAGGAATTTGGGTAGAATAGTCATTTTTATAATATTAATCCTGCCAAGAAGTGATACAGGAAGATTTGCCCACCTTTGAAAAGCCAACCTTACATAGGTCAGCAAAGGGTTGAAATTTGCTGTTCGCAAAGCTTTAAATGAAGTGGTAATATGCACTCCTAGATATCTAAAGCCTGAAGAAGCTAGGTGGAAATTCAAATCTGTTTGTCTAAGCTCTTGTGCAGCTGGGTTTATAGGAAAACATTCACTTTTTTGTATATTAATCTTGTACCCAGAGAAAGAGCCAAAATTCAGAAGTATTTTCATTATAGAGGATAAATGAATTGTTGGATTTGTAACATATAGCAATAAGTCATCTGCATATAGAGCAACCCTATATTCCGTACCACCACGAATAACCCCTTGAAACAGAGGCGAGGTTCTGAGAGCCACAGAGAGAGGCTCTATTGCTAAAGTGAAAAGTAAAGGTGAGAGTGGACAACCTTGTCGTGTACCACGTGATAGAGTAAAATACTCAGAATTCACATTATTAGTACAAACAGATGCCAATGGCGtagtatataaaagatgaatcCAAGATATAAAACTGTCACCAAAACCAAATTTCTTCAAGACTGCAAAAAGATACCCCCATTCCACTCGATCGAATGCTTTTTCGGCATCCAATGAGATCACCACCTCAGGGACGGTGCTATGATTTTTGGAATAAATTATATTAAGAAGGGACCGTATATTAAAAAAGGAATGTCTTCCTTTAATAAAGCCTGTCTGTTCGTCTGATATAATAGAAGGGAGAACTCTTTCCAAACGGGTTGCTAGCAGTTTGGATAAGATTTTAAAGTCTACATTAAGAAGGCTTATTGGTCGATAGGAGCCACAACAAGTAGGATCCTTTCCTTCTTTATGCAGTAATGAGATAGAAGCCTGTCTTAGTGTCTGAGGGAGAGAGCCGCGTTTCAGTGACTCCTCAAAAACCGACAGCAGCAAAGGGGCCAGTTTTAAGTGGAATTTTTTATAAAATTCAGCGGGGAACCCATCGGGACCAGGGGACTTTCCAGACTGTAAGGATGTGATTGATGATATAACCTCATCCGCAGTGAGCGGTGCAtcaatttctgctgctgttgaggTTGTAATTGTAGGGGTATCCAATTTGTCAAGAAACTGGTTCATATCTATAGAATTAGAGGGGAACTCTGATGTATACAGAGAACTataaaatgacttaaaaatTGAGTTGATTTCCGTTGGATCAGAAGTCAAAGTTCCcgattcatttttaatttgcaaaATTTGGCGAGATGCCGATTGGTGACGTAGCTGGTGGGCTAGCAGACGAGAGGCTTTATCGCCATGTTCATAATAGTTGCCACGGGACCGTAATAACAATTGCTCTGCATCATGGGTCGACAGGAGACTGAACTCAGATTGTAGGTTAAGACGCTTCTTATATATTTCAGGTGAGGGAGTTTGAGCGTGTTGCCGGTCTAGAGCTTGAATTTTGGCAGAAAGTTCATTTTGCTTAGCTTTCTTTGATTTAGATAGGTGAGACGAATAGGAAATAATTTGGCCCCTGAGGTATGCTTTAAGTGTTTCCCAAAGTAGAGACTTAGAGATGTCCTCAGACTCATTCGTAGTTAAGAAATCATCAATTGCAGATGAGATATAGTCACagaaagctgaatcagacaagAGTAGAGAGTTCAACCTCCATGGATGCTGAGGTCTATAGCCTGGAGATAAAGCCATATCCAGGACCAAAGGAGCATGATCAGATATAACAATCGGAAAATATTCAGAGTTGCAAACTTTAGAAGCCATGGAGCCATTTATAAAAAAGTAGTCGATGCGAGAATATGTGTGATGGAC harbors:
- the LOC102076905 gene encoding uncharacterized protein LOC102076905 isoform X5 translates to MFVLSVEVENGYLKHTSDNKVICESCSGTSTSTTAGTKCFSFKKKQKIHISVPKRDQNTVKLKFQKFHQQHRVSDCTEAHTGSNQRTCNVNVTTTHTAPDLEFYRENKSWIDALEQCQNDYTSLVEITNQTVNDKVKSLLQNETHLQQGVWIGLERSVFGKDKEWMWISKSKDNYPEWNRNIADSNNHCAKMILTEKQEIKLLDANCHDRLPFICQDLGEEAS